In Capsicum annuum cultivar UCD-10X-F1 unplaced genomic scaffold, UCD10Xv1.1 ctg3258, whole genome shotgun sequence, one DNA window encodes the following:
- the LOC124891239 gene encoding protein TRANSPORT INHIBITOR RESPONSE 1-like, which produces MTNDALVTIARNRPNMIRFRLCIIEPQTPDYSTLEPLDAGFGAIVQHCKELRQLSLSGLLTDCVFEYIGVHAKKLEMLSLAFAGDSDLGLHYVLSACESLRKLEIRDCPFGDEALLANAAKLETTRSLWMSNCSVSFEACQLLAQKLPELNVEVIDERGHPDTRPESCPAEKLYIYRTVSGRRFYTPGFVWIIVEDTSSTPCSNGNFSLASA; this is translated from the coding sequence ATGACAAATGACGCGTTGGTTACTATTGCAAGGAACCGTCCTAATATGATCCGATTTCGTTTGTGTATTATCGAGCCTCAAACACCTGATTACTCAACTCTTGAACCACTTGATGCTGGTTTCGGGGCCATTGTGCAACACTGCAAGGAATTGCGTCAACTTTCTCTTTCTGGCCTACTTACTGATTGTGTGTTTGAGTACATTGGGGTCCATGCTAAGAAGTTAGAGATGCTTTCCTTAGCTTTTGCAGGGGATAGCGATCTAGGCCTTCATTACGTGCTCTCTGCTTGTGAGAGCCTCCGTAAGTTGGAGATTAGAGACTGCCCCTTTGGCGACGAGGCTCTGTTGGCCAATGCTGCAAAGCTGGAGACAACGCGATCCCTTTGGATGTCCAACTGTTCAGTAAGTTTTGAAGCATGTCAGCTGCTAGCGCAGAAGTTGCCAGAGCTTAATGTTGAAGTTATAGACGAGAGGGGTCATCCGGATACGAGGCCAGAAAGTTGCCCCGCTGAGAAACTTTACATATACAGGACAGTGTCAGGAAGGAGGTTCTATACACCTGGTTTTGTTTGGATTATTGTTGAAGATACATCATCTACTCCATGTAGCAATGGGAATTTCTCTCTGGCTTCTGCTTAG